Proteins from one Phocoena sinus isolate mPhoSin1 chromosome 8, mPhoSin1.pri, whole genome shotgun sequence genomic window:
- the HPS5 gene encoding Hermansky-Pudlak syndrome 5 protein isoform X4, with product MGKVSAIKLNTSKQAKAAAAFVMFPVHTITTVDSCVVQLDYLDGRLLISSLTRCFLCDTEREKFWKIGNKERDGEYGACFFPGRCSASQQPLIYCARPGSRMWEVNFDGEVISTHQFKKLLSSPPLPVINLRSEPQYDHTVGSSQSLSFPKLLHLSEHCVLTWTERGIYIFLPQNVQVLLWSEVKDIQDVAVCKNELFCLHLNGKVSHLSLLSVERCVERLLRRGLWNLAAQTCCLFQNSVIASRGRKTLTIDKLEHLKSQLDLTTYGDLISQLEELILKFEPLDSACSSRRSSISSHESFSILDSGIYRIINSRRGSQSDEDSCSLHSQTLSEDERLKEFTSHQEEDQPDQCCGSHGNEDNVSHASVMVETDKNETFLPFGIPLSFRSPSPLVSLQAVKESVSSFVRKTTEKIGTLHTSPDLKVRPEPRCDEQSCEEDVGPVTCPKEEDTEGKEEVTSQPPEEEKFQEIRMATAEAMTKLQDPLVLFEPQSLKMVLQEWLSQLEKTFAMKDFSGISDTGNSSMESNQGMLLLDESKKGILDEDEKEKRDSLGNEETVDQAARDSVNSLRESLDDDIFQVCSPCSIPGSLQKDLAEVTTLCLELSVLNSEIKSASRHVDHTLQQCSPEILACRFLKKYFFLLDLKRAKESIKLSYTNSPCVWDTFIEGLKEMASSNPAYIKMEEGDLPTRLKLLDDLVSFDSPLLIACATRLYEKFGESALRSLIRFYPSILPSDVMQLCHHHPAQFLAYLDSLVKSRPEDQRPFFLESLLQPESLRLDWLLLAVSHDAPPSTSTMDDEGDPRPHSHLFSWGYSQLILHLIKLPADFTTKEKVTDICRSHGFWPGYLILCLELGRRREAFTNIVYLNDMSLMEGDNGWIPETVEEWKLLLHLVQNKSTKPAPAPQKSPNGNFSDGPSPINVENVSLLLAKVMGPDRAWSLLQECGLTLELSERFTRTCDILRIAEKRQRALIQCMLEKCDRFLWSQQA from the exons ATGGGGAAAGTTTCTGCCATCAAACTCAACACTTCTAAACAAGCAAAG GCGGCTGCTGCCTTTGTGATGTTTCCTGTTCACACAATAACGACAGTTGACTCCTGTGTTGTCCAGTTAGATTATTTGGATGGAAGATTACTTATATCTTCACTTACTCGATGCTTCTTATGTGATACTGAGAG agaaaaattttggaaaattggaAACAAGGAAAGAGATGGAGAATACGGAGCTTGTTTCTTCCCTGGAAGATGTTCTGCCAGCCAGCAGCCCCTAATATACTGTGCTCGCCCTGGCTCCAGGATGTGGGAAGTGAACTTTGATGGAGAAGTTATAAGTACACATCAGTTTAAGAAACTCCTCTCATCACCACCTCTTCCTGTGATTAATCTAAG ATCAGAACCTCAGTATGATCATACGGTTGGATCCTCCCAGTCTTTGTCTTTCCCCAAACTCTTACATCTTAG TGAGCACTGTGTGCTGACTTGGACAGAAAGaggaatttatattttccttcctcaGAATGTTCAAGTCCTTCTTTGGAGTGAAGTCAAGG ATATTCAGGATGTGGCTGTCTGTAAGAATGAGCTGTTCTGTTTGCACCTAAATGGGAAGGTCTCCCATCTTTCTCTGTTATCTGTGGAACGTTGTGTGGAACGCCTGCTAAGGAGAGGCCTGTGGAACCTGGCTGCTCAAACTtgctgccttttccagaattccGTCATTGCCAGCAGA GGAAGAAAAACTTTGACTATAGATAAATTGGAACATTTGAAATCTCAGCTGGACTTAACAACCTATGGTGATCTGATTTCCCAACTGGAAGAATTGATCTTAAAATTTGAACCTTTGGATTCAGCTTGTAGCAGTAGAAGAAGCTCCATTTCATCACAT gaaagtTTCAGCATCTTGGACTCTGGTATTTATCGTATCATTAATAGTAGAAGAGGCAGTCAGTCAGATGAAGACTCTTGTTCCCTTCACAGCCAAACCCTCTCAGAAGATGAGAGACTTAAAGAATTCACCTCACATCAAGAAGAGGACCAACCAGATCAGTGTTGTGGTTCACACGGAAATGAAG ACAATGTTTCACACGCTTCAGTGATGGTTGAGACAGATAAGAATGAAACTTTTCTCCCCTTCGGCATTCCACTGTCGTTTCGTTCTCCATCTCCTCTCGTGTCTCTTCAGGCTGTCAAGGAAAG CGTTTCTAGCTTTGTGCGTAAAACTACTGAGAAGATTGGCACCCTTCATACGAGCCCTGATCTGAAAGTGAGACCAGAACCCAGGTGTGATGAGCAGTCATGTGAAGAGGATGTGGGTCCAGTCACTTGTCCAAAGGAGGAAGACACTGA gggaaaagaagaagtaactaGTCAACCTCCAGAAGAGGAAAAGTTTCAAGAGATCAGAATGGCAACAGCAGAAGCAAT GACCAAGCTACAGGACCCACTGGTATTGTTTGAACCACAGTCTCTGAAAATGGTTTTACAGGAGTGGCTTTCACAGTTAGAAAAAACATTTGCCATGAAGGACTTTTCAGGCATTTCAGATACTGGCAACTCATCCATGGAATCAAACCAGGGTATGCTATTGCTTGATGAGTCAAAAAAGGGAATATTAGacgaagatgaaaaagaaaaaagagactctTTAGGCAATGAAGAAACTGTTGATCAAGCAGCACGTGACTCTGTAAATAGTCTGAGGGAGTCCCTGGATGATGACATTTTTCAAGTATGTTCTCCATGCAGTATACCAGGCAGTCTTCAGAAGGACCTGGCTGAAGTGACAACATTGTGTTTGGAACTGAGTGTATTGAATTCTGAGATCAAAAGTGCAAGTAGACATGTAGACCACACTTTGCAACAGTGCTCTCCTGAAATTCTGGCTTGTCGGTTCCTAAAGAAGTACTTTTTTCTTCTGGACTTGAAAAGAGCAAAGGAGAGCATCAAGCTGAGTTATACTAACAGTCCTTGTGTTTGGGATACTTTTATTGAAGGATTGAAAG AAATGGCAAGTTCCAATCCTGCATATATAAAGATGGAAGAAGGAGACCTTCCAACAAGATTAAAGTTATTGGATGACTTAGTCTCTTTTGACAGTCCTTTGTTGATTGCTTGTGCTACCCG aTTGTATGAGAAATTTGGAGAATCTGCCCTTCGATCCTTAATCAGGTTTTATCCATCCATTTTGCCTTCAGATGTCATGCAACTTTGTCATCATCATCCTGCTCAGTTTTTGGCTTATTTAGACAGTCTGGTAAAATCAAGGCCTGAAGATCAACG GCCATTCTTCCTTGAGTCCCTCCTACAACCAGAGTCTTTAAGACTGGATTGGCTGCTGTTGGCAGTGTCCCATGATGCTCCCCCAAGCACCAGCACTATGGACGATGAAGGAGACCCCAG gcCTCATTCCCACTTGTTTTCCTGGGGTTACAGTCAGCTAATCCTTCATCTAATTAAACTTCCTGCAGATTTTACAACAAAAGAGAAAGTGACTGACATCTGTAGGTCTCATGG TTTCTGGCCTGGATATCTTATTCTCTGTTTGGAGCTGGGGAGAAGAAGAGAGGCCTTCACGAATATTGTGTATCTGAATGATATGAGCCTGATGGAAGGGGACAATG GTTGGATCCCAGAGACTGTGGAGGAATGGAAGCTTCTCCTACATCTGGTACAGAACAAGAGCACAaagccagccccagccccccagAAGTCACCAAATGGGAACTTCAGCGATGGGCCTTCCCCTATCAACGTGGAGAATGTGTCACTCCTGTTAGCTAAGGTCATGGGCCCAGACCGGGCCTGGTCACTGCTACAAGAATGTGGTTTGACCCTTGAGCTGTCAGAGAGGTTTACCAGAACCTGTGATATCCTGAGGATTGCCGAGAAAAGGCAGAG AGCCTTGATACAATGCATGCTTGAAAAATGTGATCGGTTTCTCTGGTCTCAGCAGGCCTAA